Proteins from a genomic interval of Pseudomonadota bacterium:
- a CDS encoding CHASE2 domain-containing protein, with translation MKGRPLIVPNWLVSLVLSFSILAGMLSGYFPLQFFDLKLYDLMTALRQRETPSPVVLIEIDRKSIESIGPWPWPRSVIADMVKSAGNSGAKAVGLNILYQEKDVNPGLSAIRKIRQTLKSEPAYSTSNTIGRIDNLLRDAATEIDQDTIIYQAVKPVMNVVLPLSFSWVPPVGAAHEIPEWLYGNMLQKELAVPNPKDLLANLQNPHLAYRNYAPPADANFTYPSLAKVSGRHGHIDFQPDSDGLYRSNRLLINYQDRLVPSFALQMALAYADKRMDDIQLSGSRNIYRGLRYEGKKIPTGHDFKMYIDFDTNPFIINRYSFADVAEGKMAKGLLDNKLVLIGITDPQYTPTYRTPVGKAMTGVELTAYTLENIINNGFIYRPGWGWFLEVVVLLYFGVILLNITKRLNASIAIVIISSFLVAWLGGVLFMYLNNGMWFYVVPHAVVVILGFLLQLLNRFLAAPGKKMDEHTEMNKMLGLSFQGQGQLDMAFDSFRKCSLNDPSVKEALYNLGLDFERKRMFNKAISVYEYLLKGGKFKDANDRIWRMKRAEAKLLGPSPGQRAENNILFQDTQTKPTLGRYEIIKEIGKGAIGTVYLGRDPKINRKVAIKTLRYDDIDAEQLADIKARFFREAEAAGRLSHPNIVTIYDAGEEYDTTYMAMEYLDGHDLARHCRKDNLLPPKMILNIIIRVAFALDYAHKHKVVHRDIKPANVMLTEKGHVKVTDFGIARLTTSNSTQTGIILGTPNYMSPEQVLGKKLDGRSDLFSLGSVMYELFTGEKPFKSDNIGNLMHNIASAKFTPVKTLRKDIPPCCEALINKLMARSRAQRFQNAGAVVLEAQQCLENI, from the coding sequence ATGAAAGGAAGACCACTGATAGTGCCGAACTGGCTGGTAAGCCTGGTGCTTTCGTTTTCGATACTGGCAGGGATGCTGTCCGGGTATTTCCCTCTGCAGTTCTTCGACCTCAAACTCTACGACCTGATGACGGCGTTACGTCAGCGGGAGACACCAAGTCCGGTGGTTCTCATTGAAATCGACCGGAAAAGCATCGAATCCATCGGCCCCTGGCCCTGGCCCAGATCGGTCATCGCCGACATGGTGAAATCGGCCGGAAATTCCGGAGCCAAGGCAGTGGGACTGAATATTCTTTATCAGGAAAAGGATGTCAATCCGGGTCTTTCGGCCATCAGAAAGATCCGGCAGACACTCAAGAGCGAACCGGCATACAGCACCAGCAATACTATAGGCAGAATTGACAATCTGCTGCGGGACGCCGCGACTGAAATTGATCAGGACACCATTATCTATCAGGCTGTCAAACCGGTAATGAATGTCGTCCTGCCCCTTTCTTTTTCATGGGTTCCCCCGGTCGGCGCCGCCCATGAGATCCCAGAATGGCTCTACGGCAACATGCTCCAAAAGGAACTGGCGGTCCCCAACCCCAAAGATCTTCTGGCCAACCTCCAGAACCCGCATCTCGCCTACCGGAATTACGCGCCGCCCGCCGATGCAAATTTCACCTATCCATCGCTGGCAAAAGTTTCCGGAAGACACGGCCACATTGATTTCCAGCCTGACAGTGACGGGCTCTACCGCAGCAACCGGCTGCTGATCAATTATCAAGACCGGCTGGTTCCGTCGTTTGCACTGCAGATGGCCCTTGCCTATGCCGACAAAAGGATGGATGACATTCAACTCTCCGGCAGCAGAAACATTTACCGGGGCCTCCGTTATGAAGGCAAAAAAATCCCCACCGGCCACGATTTCAAGATGTACATCGATTTTGATACCAACCCCTTCATTATCAACCGTTATTCCTTTGCCGATGTTGCAGAAGGGAAAATGGCCAAGGGTCTTCTGGATAACAAACTGGTGCTGATCGGCATCACCGATCCGCAGTACACGCCCACCTACCGGACTCCGGTCGGCAAGGCAATGACCGGGGTGGAACTCACTGCCTATACCCTGGAAAACATCATCAACAACGGTTTTATCTACCGGCCGGGCTGGGGATGGTTTCTGGAAGTTGTCGTTCTCCTCTATTTCGGCGTCATCCTGCTGAATATCACCAAGAGGCTCAATGCCTCGATAGCGATTGTCATTATCAGCTCCTTCCTGGTGGCCTGGCTCGGCGGTGTCCTTTTCATGTACTTGAACAACGGAATGTGGTTCTACGTGGTCCCCCATGCAGTGGTGGTTATTCTCGGGTTCCTGCTGCAGCTCCTGAACAGGTTCCTGGCCGCTCCCGGTAAAAAGATGGATGAGCATACCGAGATGAACAAAATGCTCGGCCTGTCCTTCCAGGGGCAGGGGCAGCTCGACATGGCCTTCGACAGTTTCCGCAAGTGCTCGCTGAACGATCCTTCAGTGAAGGAAGCCCTCTATAACCTGGGCCTTGATTTCGAAAGGAAGCGGATGTTCAACAAGGCAATATCAGTGTACGAATATCTGCTGAAAGGCGGCAAATTCAAAGATGCCAATGATCGGATATGGCGAATGAAAAGGGCTGAAGCAAAGCTCCTCGGCCCTTCACCAGGCCAGCGGGCCGAAAACAACATCCTCTTCCAGGACACCCAGACCAAGCCTACTCTCGGACGCTATGAAATCATCAAGGAAATCGGCAAAGGTGCGATCGGCACGGTCTATCTCGGCCGCGACCCGAAAATCAATCGCAAGGTGGCGATCAAGACTCTACGATACGACGATATTGATGCCGAGCAGCTGGCCGACATCAAGGCACGATTCTTCCGGGAAGCTGAGGCCGCCGGCCGACTCAGTCATCCCAACATTGTCACCATCTATGACGCCGGCGAAGAGTACGACACCACATACATGGCCATGGAATATCTCGACGGTCATGATCTGGCCCGTCATTGCCGCAAGGACAACCTGCTGCCGCCGAAAATGATCCTCAACATCATCATCAGGGTCGCCTTTGCCCTTGATTACGCCCATAAACACAAGGTTGTCCATCGCGATATCAAACCCGCCAATGTGATGCTGACCGAAAAAGGCCATGTCAAGGTCACCGATTTCGGTATTGCCCGCCTGACAACATCCAACAGCACCCAGACCGGCATTATTCTCGGCACCCCGAACTATATGTCACCGGAACAGGTCCTCGGCAAGAAACTTGACGGCAGGTCAGACCTTTTTTCTCTCGGATCGGTCATGTACGAACTGTTTACCGGCGAAAAACCTTTCAAGAGCGACAACATCGGCAACCTGATGCACAATATTGCCAGCGCCAAATTTACACCGGTTAAAACCCTGCGCAAGGACATCCCACCCTGTTGCGAGGCCCTGATCAACAAGCTGATGGCCAGAAGCCGGGCGCAACGTTTCCAGAACGCAGGGGCGGTGGTTCTTGAGGCCCAGCAATGCCTGGAAAACATTTGA
- a CDS encoding TIGR04219 family outer membrane beta-barrel protein, which translates to MVAVVVVGMSGNASALGLEISAGGWAQSPDGQLAYKSLATTDSLDLENDARYDEETQALVRVKIDMPAVIPNIYLMASPMEFEGAGQKTTAFDFGDIQFDASIPFTSRISLDHYDLALYYGIPLLGTASLNTLNIDLGINVRMIDIEAEINQPTVGKRESIDETLYVPMAFLAVQITPIEELSIEAEARGVGYSGSHYYDFIGRIKYKFAGPVFAAAGYRHEEIEIDEKDIRAEVDFSGPFAEAGFQF; encoded by the coding sequence ATGGTTGCGGTGGTGGTTGTCGGGATGAGCGGTAACGCTTCCGCTCTTGGTCTTGAGATCTCGGCGGGGGGCTGGGCCCAGTCACCTGATGGCCAGCTGGCATATAAGTCTTTGGCGACAACCGACAGCCTCGATCTGGAAAACGATGCCAGGTACGATGAGGAAACCCAGGCGCTGGTCCGGGTGAAGATCGACATGCCCGCCGTTATCCCGAACATTTATCTGATGGCCTCCCCGATGGAATTTGAAGGAGCGGGTCAGAAGACCACCGCCTTTGATTTTGGCGATATTCAGTTTGACGCCTCAATCCCGTTTACTTCAAGGATATCCCTGGACCATTATGACCTGGCGCTCTATTACGGTATTCCTTTGCTCGGCACGGCGAGCCTGAACACCCTGAATATCGATCTGGGTATCAATGTCAGAATGATTGATATCGAGGCGGAAATCAATCAGCCGACCGTCGGTAAAAGGGAGAGCATCGATGAAACCCTCTACGTGCCGATGGCTTTTCTGGCGGTGCAGATCACCCCGATCGAGGAGTTGTCGATCGAGGCCGAAGCCAGAGGGGTCGGCTACAGCGGCAGTCATTACTATGATTTTATCGGCAGGATAAAATATAAGTTCGCCGGGCCGGTGTTTGCGGCCGCCGGATATCGCCATGAAGAGATAGAGATTGACGAGAAGGATATCCGTGCCGAGGTTGATTTTTCCGGGCCCTTTGCCGAAGCTGGTTTTCAGTTTTAA
- a CDS encoding cytochrome-c peroxidase encodes MLAGCIFIAAGAATAGESSVEKGSKLFNDPALGGSTNPKSCNSCHPGGEGLEKAGAKANLTEMINRCVVGPLKGSKIDGRSVEMRSLKMYIESLSGK; translated from the coding sequence ATCCTTGCAGGCTGCATATTCATTGCGGCAGGCGCAGCAACGGCCGGCGAGTCTTCGGTCGAAAAGGGAAGCAAGCTTTTCAATGATCCAGCCCTTGGCGGTTCCACCAATCCCAAAAGCTGCAACAGCTGCCATCCGGGTGGCGAGGGGCTTGAAAAAGCCGGCGCCAAAGCCAATCTTACTGAAATGATCAACCGCTGCGTCGTCGGCCCTCTCAAAGGCAGCAAAATTGATGGGCGGTCCGTGGAAATGCGTTCACTGAAGATGTATATCGAGTCCCTCTCCGGAAAATAG
- a CDS encoding GTP cyclohydrolase I FolE2 — MKLKSVGIEDINYPVRIRQKSGGHQDTVSTIRLRVNMPRSNRENCVTTFISILNKYQDDLNVTIFPEILGEIKEELGAESALMEMTFPYFIEKKSPVTATPSLMEYRCRFTGGGEENNDLVISVWVPVTTLCPCSKEISAYGAHNQRAEVNLNIRYRKFIWVEDLITLVEKTASCEVYALLKRPDEKYVTEKAFENPMFVEDVVRRVAEEAGAHPDISWFSVGVESFESIHKHSAYAYIDSDEI; from the coding sequence ATGAAACTCAAGAGCGTCGGCATCGAAGATATCAATTACCCGGTCAGGATCAGGCAGAAGTCTGGCGGCCACCAGGATACCGTCTCCACCATCAGACTGCGGGTCAACATGCCCAGGTCAAACCGGGAAAACTGTGTGACCACCTTCATCTCCATCCTCAATAAATATCAGGACGACCTCAATGTGACGATCTTTCCGGAAATACTGGGAGAGATCAAGGAGGAACTCGGCGCCGAATCGGCCCTGATGGAAATGACCTTCCCCTATTTCATCGAAAAAAAATCTCCGGTAACCGCCACCCCGAGCCTCATGGAATATCGCTGCCGTTTCACCGGCGGCGGAGAGGAGAACAACGACCTGGTCATCTCCGTCTGGGTACCGGTCACCACCCTCTGCCCCTGCTCAAAAGAGATCAGCGCCTATGGCGCCCACAATCAGCGGGCCGAAGTGAACCTGAATATCCGTTACCGGAAATTTATCTGGGTTGAAGACCTGATCACCCTGGTTGAAAAAACCGCCTCGTGCGAAGTCTACGCCCTGCTCAAACGACCGGATGAGAAATACGTGACCGAGAAGGCCTTTGAAAATCCGATGTTTGTCGAAGACGTGGTCCGGCGGGTCGCCGAAGAAGCCGGGGCTCACCCGGACATCTCCTGGTTCTCGGTGGGGGTTGAAAGTTTCGAGTCGATCCACAAGCACAGCGCCTATGCCTACATCGACAGCGACGAAATCTGA
- a CDS encoding RNA-binding protein: protein MVAADEEKKVRIDKWLWAARFFKTRSLATQAVAGGRVHVNGERSKPSRSVIIGDRLKITRGEIEYDILVLALAERRGPAAAAQKLYQETAESLAVRERLAEERRLRKEAAPGPIFTGRPGKRDRRLIRRFIRGDDE from the coding sequence ATGGTTGCAGCCGATGAAGAGAAAAAGGTCCGGATTGACAAATGGTTGTGGGCGGCAAGGTTTTTCAAGACCCGCTCGCTGGCAACTCAGGCGGTTGCCGGTGGCAGGGTACATGTCAATGGCGAAAGGAGCAAGCCTTCGCGGTCGGTCATTATCGGTGACCGGCTGAAGATTACCCGGGGCGAAATCGAATATGACATTCTGGTCCTTGCCCTTGCCGAGCGGCGCGGTCCGGCCGCTGCCGCTCAGAAGCTTTACCAGGAAACAGCCGAGAGTCTTGCCGTGCGAGAGAGGCTGGCAGAAGAACGACGATTGCGGAAAGAGGCAGCCCCCGGGCCGATTTTTACCGGGCGTCCCGGCAAGAGAGACCGGAGGCTGATCCGTCGATTTATCAGGGGTGATGATGAATAA